From the genome of Bactrocera oleae isolate idBacOlea1 chromosome 2, idBacOlea1, whole genome shotgun sequence, one region includes:
- the LOC106622570 gene encoding pneumococcal serine-rich repeat protein isoform X2, which translates to MTDKNAGQNGTQWTKTVTAAAAIAAQQQKTLNTNVLSGTQLLHQQQRLYDPAALMPAHSSIFGASVAASLGHLSHPDGIAPYSGARFQPPPLPIQQSTIDATNLSHSLAHQHSQHPSQLVQHQPSPTHTPTTVLTAPAAASPSVPVQSGFVPPPLLPGAATSVLTQNPFAVTPQLEHLTPHLNLQQQLELNKIMTAMNSQSNAINSPGAIGSGGSHAGNLTSQQQTTRHLVTDVPMSSTGSNSNSCGGTSGTATGAGAISSIISENVLHAISATPNSSVSASMPAVHGRLTGIGVRIPDDDRLRRVQEMVESGVSDLAKQQIQQIVDRVSTLKPVEKLLLYLRLPGEAPESDPLRHPQNPLGSRSEINHTINWVRSHLEHDPKVSIPKQDVYNDYIAYCERLDIKPLSTADFGKVMKQVFPGIRPRRLGTRGHSRYCYAAMRKTTELDSPQLPLLDTTTANESSLIGGGSNTLFENATAFSGDTEIWQTIRSWAESMLNVKVDSARELASHIKTVTGDSQLSTSNVRSGSSTTHKKYTPREPKEKRLMVDMGPLKKRRKKKRKGSSSSESSCSQTTAQAQPQTTFSTADTPAVDVKPPVMSEFIQIKQEMMDSPTMPRVHHLPASATQMPQMATGTDSFLQQKQQQQMLPMDLATEQRTVLARAPPAPSAFGVAHTQLQTPQQRQSLRTTLAGVTPNTTAVKNLTPKIIELGAVESAAMSAGGAQEPNAVIKEEEFFDEYNTNIFCKKVRKAQQTKGFWANSPTSVTSNNAVPIITTTAATKEVGPSPTSLSAVATSVIATSAVTSTQPLEGNQDAGSTSSDLMGPPAQIGSNTSVSPSSSLLGADSSGTTSHPPTAASPKVLSRNMLQMRAKRQQIMAALAAEATANAANNLTDPDAGDLSANLGLPRERVISICNMDKHELDDYFVAGEVEEEPEDQDTELLQYFQTRDAEEKLNSLDAVKSNRHPTVTTQATTTTTMPTTKTSTPTTSRVRAKPMATKCSPQTISRQLSIQLNAMDNCSYSSQVSNSGFTAAAGTKKQTAPDAVLSKTSPTTTMAVGSASASLTFMSQKHQQQQQQQQQLHTQVRQENSQLTLAPNNAKSNTNLNKRKISLSGTTLNAAEVIATRKNCIFFPISPNTNTNTISQNNKNPVNNGNNTKLNGSSISLNAANTLNSVGDNGGGSYFVSPGHSAHRVRPKDAFALGKQLSLEHDSSDPMIGASRRRRSYANIGATGGNSSLLPITSASAPPSPSVLQQQQQQQQQQLYGTPFFGGDISQQSNNHAARAAAYNQINTNTDVSAAELLGADQNSLDLDMFSASVDRGMVYDELTLNELTNAAPNEMQRSQSVPLSQLQRIHSPAFNRSFQAAPYSACTSVAQTPVPHEFADSTTFFSENSCSQNSGGALNGKHGRQTMSAKLLDDEAALLANDPDTMLDNLEEMFNTNFLRMKCPNNFQSNTTTTTCSSAGSSSGYSSSACMAFGSAALISGGGGVGGSGNNILGCTGNTMSRSVPSTPLPHQQQQSPFATHFYGGRRRFEDEVNLSPSLTTSSSTMGGTFTTTVFKYGNNGGGSFGNSGGGGGCSSNYDMSRSMPTTPTATPRFRYSPIEFTREFLSNGNTIDSLISGGANTGSLTDAGAPSEGLSAALTGLTGNNDALIDDSCGLTADVFVNHTVTDADSIIAEANELLGNL; encoded by the exons ATGACCGACAAGAATGCTGGTCAAAATGGAACGCAGTGGACGAAAACGGTTACAGCTGCAGCTGCTATtgctgcacaacaacaaaaaacacttaATACTAATGTTTTATCTGGAACACAACTCCTTCATCAACAACAACGATTATATGATCCAGCGGCGCTAATGCCAGCTCATAGCAGTATTTTTGGGGCAAGTGTTGCTGCTTCGCTTGGACATCTGTCCCATCCAGATGGCATAGCACCGTACAGCGGTGCACGCTTTCAGCCACCACCACTACCAATACAACAGTCTACAATAGATGCGACAAATTTATCACATTCTCTCGCGCACCAGCATTCCCAGCATCCATCGCAACTTGTGCAACATCAACCTTCACCGACGCATACACCAACTACAGTTCTAACTGCGCCAGCTGCCGCTTCTCCCAGTGTACCTGTACAAAGTGGCTTTGTGCCACCACCATTACTGCCAGGTGCAGCAACTTCAGTGTTAACGCAAAATCCATTTGCAGTAACACCACAATTGGAACATCTAACACCGCATTtaaatttgcaacaacaattaGAGTTGAATAAAATTATGACTGCAATGAATAGTCAATCTAACGCTATTAATTCACCCGGTGCAATAGGCAGTGGAGGCAGCCACGCAGGAAATTTAACAAGTCAACAGCAAACAACACGGCACCTTGTAACCGACGTGCCAATGTCTAGTACTGGTAGTAATAGCAACAGCTGTGGTGGTACAAGTGGAACTGCAACAGGGGCAGGAGCCATTAGCAGCATTATAAGTGAGAATGTTTTACATGCGATAAGTGCAACACCAAATAGTAGTGTCAGCGCCAGTATGCCGGCAGTGCATGGACGTTTGACTGGCATTGGAGTGAGAATACCGGATGATGACCGCTTACGTCGTGTACAGGAAATGGTAGAGTCGGGCGTAAG TGATCTAGCGaagcaacaaatacaacaaatcgTTGATCGTGTTTCAACTTTGAAGCCGGTGGAAAAACTACTGCTTTATTTGCGTTTACCAGGCGAAGCGCCAGAATCAG ATCCCCTGCGGCATCCCCAAAATCCATTAGGTTCACGTTCTGAGATAAATCACACAATTAACTGGGTACGCTCGCACCTAGAACATGATCCCAAAGTGTCCATACCAAAGCAAGATGTATATAATGATTACAT AGCTTATTGTGAACGTCTGGACATAAAGCCGCTTTCGACCGCAGATTTTGGTAAGGTAATGAAACAAGTTTTCCCCGGCATACGGCCACGCCGTTTAGGTACACGTGGTCATTCTCGCTACTGCTATGCAGCTATGCGTAAAACCACCGAATTAGATTCACCTCAACTCCCACTACTCGATACAACTACCGCCAATGAGTCATCCCTGATTGGTGGTGGCAGCAACACCCTATTTGAAAATGCTACTGCGTTCAGTGGTGATACGGAGATATGGCAAACCATACGCAGTTGGGCGGAGAGTATGTTAAATGTGAAAGTGGATAGCGCACGGGAGCTAGCGTCCCATATAAAAACTGTAACCGGCGATAGCCAATTGTCCACATCAAATGTACGCTCTGGAAGCAGTACTACACATAAAAAGTACACACCGCGTGAGCCGAAAGAGAAACGCTTGATGGTG gACATGGGTCCTCTGAAGAAACGACGCAAGAAAAAACGCAAAGGATCGTCTTCGTCAGAATCCAGTTGCAGCCAGACTACAGCGCAAGCGCAGCCACAAACGACATTTTCTACCGCGGATACGCCAGCAGTCGATGTTAAGCCGCCTGTAATGAGCGAattcatacaaataaaacagGAAATGATGGATTCGCCGACAATGCCACGAGTGCATCACTTGCCTGCTTCCGCGACACAAATGCCGCAAATGGCAACAGGTACAGACAGctttttgcaacaaaaacagcaacagcaaatgtTACCTATGGATTTGGCAACTGAGCAACGTACAGTGTTGGCACGTGCACCACCAGCCCCTAGTGCCTTTGGAGTGGCTCACACACAGCTTCAAACACCACAACAACGTCAATCACTACGCACTACCTTGGCAGGCGTAACTCCTAATACAACAGCCGTAAAGAATCTAACACCAAAAATCATTGAACTTGGCGCGGTTGAATCTGCTGCAATGTCAGCAGGTGGAGCACAAGAGCCGAACGCAGTCATTAAAGAGGAAGAATTCTTTGATGAATATAATACGAATATATTTTGCAAGAAAGTACGAAAAGCACAACAAACCAAAGGGTTTTGGGCTAATTCGCCCACTTCTGTAACAAGTAATAATGCCGTGCCTATAATTACAACAACTGCAGCTACTAAAGAGGTGGGACCTTCGCCAACAAGCTTATCAGCTGTTGCCACATCAGTTATTGCCACGTCTGCCGTGACGTCCACTCAACCCTTGGAAGGCAATCAAGACGCCGGCTCCACATCTAGCGATTTAATGGGACCACCAGCACAAATTGGCAGCAACACCTCGGTTAGTCCGTCGAGCTCGCTATTAGGTGCAGACAGCAGTGGCACTACTTCCCATCCACCCACCGCTGCTTCACCCAAGGTTTTGTCGCGCAACATGCTACAAATGCGCGCTAAACGCCAACAAATTATGGCCGCTTTGGCAGCTGAAGCCACTGCAAATGCTGCCAACAATTTGACTGATCCGGATGCAGGTGATCTGTCAGCAAATTTGGGTTTGCCACGCGAACGTGTTATTAGTATATGTAACATGGACAAACACGAATTAGATGATTACTTTGTAGCTGGCGAGGTCGAGGAGGAACCAGAGGACCAAGATACCGAATTGCTTCAATATTTTCAGACGAGAGACGCTGAGGAAAAACTGAATTCCTTAGATGCTGTAAAATCAAATAGGCATCCAACAGTCACGACACaggcaaccacaacaacaacgatgcCAACAACGAAAACGTCAACACCAACGACGTCAAGAGTGCGTGCAAAGCCAATGGCAACGAAATGTTCGCCACAAACTATCAGCAGACAACTGAGCATACAATTAAATGCCATGGATAACTGTAGTTATTCATCACAAGTGTCGAATAGTGGCTTTACTGCCGCTGCTGGTACCAAAAAGCAAACAGCACCAGACGCTGTGCTGTCCAAAACAAGtcctacaacaacaatggctGTTGGATCGGCCTCAGCGTCTCTCACTTTCATGTCACAGaagcatcagcaacaacaacaacaacaacaacaacttcataCACAAGTTCGACAAGAAAACTCACAGCTAACGCTTGCACCAAACAACGCTAAGAGCAACACTAACTTGAACAAACGTAAAATCAGTTTAAGTGGCACCACGCTaaatgcagccgaagttattGCGACACGCAAAAATTGCATATTCTTTCCAATATCGCCCAATACCAACACTAACACGATAAGCCAGAACAATAAAAATCCTGTCAATAACGGTAACAATACAAAATTGAATGGTAGCAGCATTTCGCTGAATGCGGCGAACACGCTCAACTCGGTCGGCGACAATGGCGGTGGCTCCTATTTCGTCAGCCCCGGTCATAGCGCGCACCGTGTACGTCCGAAAGATGCATTTGCACTAGGAAAGCAGTTGTCATTGGAGCATGATTCCAGTGATCCGATGATTGGCGCCAGTCGTCGACGTCGGAGCTATGCCAATATCGGCGCAACCGGTGGTAATAGCTCACTCTTACCAATCACCTCAGCATCGGCACCGCCAAGTCCATCTGttttgcaacagcaacaacaacaacagcagcaacaattatATGGCACACCATTTTTCGGTGGTGACATAAGCCAACAATCGAACAATCATGCTGCAAGAGCTGCAGCCTATAATCAGATAAACACTAACACAGACGTAAGTGCAGCCGAGCTATTGGGCGCCGATCAAAACTCATTGGATTTGGATATGTTTAGCGCGTCAGTTGACAGAGGCATGGTTTATGACGAATTAACACTGAATGAGCTTACTAATGCTGCACCCAATGAGATGCAGCGTTCACAATCGGTACCACTATCACAGCTACAACGCATACATTCGCCGGCCTTCAATCGTAGTTTTCAAGCGGCTCCCTATTCGGCGTGTACATCGGTTGCACAAACACCGGTGCCACATGAATTCGCTGACTCAACGACGTTCTTCTCCGAGAATAGTTGTAGTCAAAACAGTGGTGGTGCCTTAAACGGTAAGCATGGGAGGCAAACTATGTCCGCCAAATTACTGGACGACGAAGCTGCCTTATTGGCTAACGATCCGGACACGATGTTGGATAACCTGGAAGAAATgttcaatacaaattttttgcGCATGAAATGCCCAAACAATTTTCaaagcaacacaacaacaacaacttgttCTTCGGCAGGCTCGTCATCGGGTTATAGCAGCAGCGCTTGTATGGCATTCGGTAGCGCTGCGCTAATATCGGGCGGTGGTGGTGTTGGTGGAAGTGGCAATAACATATTGGGTTGTACAGGTAATACAATGTCGCGTTCGGTGCCATCCACGCCGCTGCCACATCAGCAACAACAGAGCCCATTCGCCACACACTTTTATGGCGGACGTCGACGGTTTGAGGATGAAGTGAATCTCTCACCGTCGCTCACAACTTCTAGCAGTACCATGGGTGGCACATTCACTACAACTGTATTCAAGTATGGCAACAACGGTGGCGGCTCATTCGGAAATagtggcggtggtggtggttgCAGCAGCAATTACGACATGTCACGTTCCATGCCAACAACACCAACGGCGACACCACGTTTTCGCTACAGCCCCATAGAGTTTACGCGCGAATTTCTCAGCAACGGCAACACTATCGATAGTCTCATCAGCGGCGGCGCAAATACCGGCAGCCTGACCGATGCTGGTGCACCCAGCGAGGGACTTAGCGCTGCGCTAACTGGACTCACAGGCAATAATGATGCGCTTATTGATGATAGTTGCGGCTTAACCGCCGATGTCTTCGTCAATCACACCGTCACCGATGCTGATTCAATAATTGCCGAAGCGAATGAGTTACTGGGGAATTTGTAG
- the LOC106622570 gene encoding pneumococcal serine-rich repeat protein isoform X1: MTDKNAGQNGTQWTKTVTAAAAIAAQQQKTLNTNVLSGTQLLHQQQRLYDPAALMPAHSSIFGASVAASLGHLSHPDGIAPYSGARFQPPPLPIQQSTIDATNLSHSLAHQHSQHPSQLVQHQPSPTHTPTTVLTAPAAASPSVPVQSGFVPPPLLPGAATSVLTQNPFAVTPQLEHLTPHLNLQQQLELNKIMTAMNSQSNAINSPGAIGSGGSHAGNLTSQQQTTRHLVTDVPMSSTGSNSNSCGGTSGTATGAGAISSIISENVLHAISATPNSSVSASMPAVHGRLTGIGVRIPDDDRLRRVQEMVESGVSDLAKQQIQQIVDRVSTLKPVEKLLLYLRLPGEAPESDPLRHPQNPLGSRSEINHTINWVRSHLEHDPKVSIPKQDVYNDYIAYCERLDIKPLSTADFGKVMKQVFPGIRPRRLGTRGHSRYCYAAMRKTTELDSPQLPLLDTTTANESSLIGGGSNTLFENATAFSGDTEIWQTIRSWAESMLNVKVDSARELASHIKTVTGDSQLSTSNVRSGSSTTHKKYTPREPKEKRLMVVSSNIISFSNFSIFLCLMILLTILFKDMGPLKKRRKKKRKGSSSSESSCSQTTAQAQPQTTFSTADTPAVDVKPPVMSEFIQIKQEMMDSPTMPRVHHLPASATQMPQMATGTDSFLQQKQQQQMLPMDLATEQRTVLARAPPAPSAFGVAHTQLQTPQQRQSLRTTLAGVTPNTTAVKNLTPKIIELGAVESAAMSAGGAQEPNAVIKEEEFFDEYNTNIFCKKVRKAQQTKGFWANSPTSVTSNNAVPIITTTAATKEVGPSPTSLSAVATSVIATSAVTSTQPLEGNQDAGSTSSDLMGPPAQIGSNTSVSPSSSLLGADSSGTTSHPPTAASPKVLSRNMLQMRAKRQQIMAALAAEATANAANNLTDPDAGDLSANLGLPRERVISICNMDKHELDDYFVAGEVEEEPEDQDTELLQYFQTRDAEEKLNSLDAVKSNRHPTVTTQATTTTTMPTTKTSTPTTSRVRAKPMATKCSPQTISRQLSIQLNAMDNCSYSSQVSNSGFTAAAGTKKQTAPDAVLSKTSPTTTMAVGSASASLTFMSQKHQQQQQQQQQLHTQVRQENSQLTLAPNNAKSNTNLNKRKISLSGTTLNAAEVIATRKNCIFFPISPNTNTNTISQNNKNPVNNGNNTKLNGSSISLNAANTLNSVGDNGGGSYFVSPGHSAHRVRPKDAFALGKQLSLEHDSSDPMIGASRRRRSYANIGATGGNSSLLPITSASAPPSPSVLQQQQQQQQQQLYGTPFFGGDISQQSNNHAARAAAYNQINTNTDVSAAELLGADQNSLDLDMFSASVDRGMVYDELTLNELTNAAPNEMQRSQSVPLSQLQRIHSPAFNRSFQAAPYSACTSVAQTPVPHEFADSTTFFSENSCSQNSGGALNGKHGRQTMSAKLLDDEAALLANDPDTMLDNLEEMFNTNFLRMKCPNNFQSNTTTTTCSSAGSSSGYSSSACMAFGSAALISGGGGVGGSGNNILGCTGNTMSRSVPSTPLPHQQQQSPFATHFYGGRRRFEDEVNLSPSLTTSSSTMGGTFTTTVFKYGNNGGGSFGNSGGGGGCSSNYDMSRSMPTTPTATPRFRYSPIEFTREFLSNGNTIDSLISGGANTGSLTDAGAPSEGLSAALTGLTGNNDALIDDSCGLTADVFVNHTVTDADSIIAEANELLGNL, from the exons ATGACCGACAAGAATGCTGGTCAAAATGGAACGCAGTGGACGAAAACGGTTACAGCTGCAGCTGCTATtgctgcacaacaacaaaaaacacttaATACTAATGTTTTATCTGGAACACAACTCCTTCATCAACAACAACGATTATATGATCCAGCGGCGCTAATGCCAGCTCATAGCAGTATTTTTGGGGCAAGTGTTGCTGCTTCGCTTGGACATCTGTCCCATCCAGATGGCATAGCACCGTACAGCGGTGCACGCTTTCAGCCACCACCACTACCAATACAACAGTCTACAATAGATGCGACAAATTTATCACATTCTCTCGCGCACCAGCATTCCCAGCATCCATCGCAACTTGTGCAACATCAACCTTCACCGACGCATACACCAACTACAGTTCTAACTGCGCCAGCTGCCGCTTCTCCCAGTGTACCTGTACAAAGTGGCTTTGTGCCACCACCATTACTGCCAGGTGCAGCAACTTCAGTGTTAACGCAAAATCCATTTGCAGTAACACCACAATTGGAACATCTAACACCGCATTtaaatttgcaacaacaattaGAGTTGAATAAAATTATGACTGCAATGAATAGTCAATCTAACGCTATTAATTCACCCGGTGCAATAGGCAGTGGAGGCAGCCACGCAGGAAATTTAACAAGTCAACAGCAAACAACACGGCACCTTGTAACCGACGTGCCAATGTCTAGTACTGGTAGTAATAGCAACAGCTGTGGTGGTACAAGTGGAACTGCAACAGGGGCAGGAGCCATTAGCAGCATTATAAGTGAGAATGTTTTACATGCGATAAGTGCAACACCAAATAGTAGTGTCAGCGCCAGTATGCCGGCAGTGCATGGACGTTTGACTGGCATTGGAGTGAGAATACCGGATGATGACCGCTTACGTCGTGTACAGGAAATGGTAGAGTCGGGCGTAAG TGATCTAGCGaagcaacaaatacaacaaatcgTTGATCGTGTTTCAACTTTGAAGCCGGTGGAAAAACTACTGCTTTATTTGCGTTTACCAGGCGAAGCGCCAGAATCAG ATCCCCTGCGGCATCCCCAAAATCCATTAGGTTCACGTTCTGAGATAAATCACACAATTAACTGGGTACGCTCGCACCTAGAACATGATCCCAAAGTGTCCATACCAAAGCAAGATGTATATAATGATTACAT AGCTTATTGTGAACGTCTGGACATAAAGCCGCTTTCGACCGCAGATTTTGGTAAGGTAATGAAACAAGTTTTCCCCGGCATACGGCCACGCCGTTTAGGTACACGTGGTCATTCTCGCTACTGCTATGCAGCTATGCGTAAAACCACCGAATTAGATTCACCTCAACTCCCACTACTCGATACAACTACCGCCAATGAGTCATCCCTGATTGGTGGTGGCAGCAACACCCTATTTGAAAATGCTACTGCGTTCAGTGGTGATACGGAGATATGGCAAACCATACGCAGTTGGGCGGAGAGTATGTTAAATGTGAAAGTGGATAGCGCACGGGAGCTAGCGTCCCATATAAAAACTGTAACCGGCGATAGCCAATTGTCCACATCAAATGTACGCTCTGGAAGCAGTACTACACATAAAAAGTACACACCGCGTGAGCCGAAAGAGAAACGCTTGATGGTGGTAAGTTCAAACATAATAAGTTTTAGTAATTTTTCGATATTCTTGTGCTTAATgattttattgacaattttatttaaggACATGGGTCCTCTGAAGAAACGACGCAAGAAAAAACGCAAAGGATCGTCTTCGTCAGAATCCAGTTGCAGCCAGACTACAGCGCAAGCGCAGCCACAAACGACATTTTCTACCGCGGATACGCCAGCAGTCGATGTTAAGCCGCCTGTAATGAGCGAattcatacaaataaaacagGAAATGATGGATTCGCCGACAATGCCACGAGTGCATCACTTGCCTGCTTCCGCGACACAAATGCCGCAAATGGCAACAGGTACAGACAGctttttgcaacaaaaacagcaacagcaaatgtTACCTATGGATTTGGCAACTGAGCAACGTACAGTGTTGGCACGTGCACCACCAGCCCCTAGTGCCTTTGGAGTGGCTCACACACAGCTTCAAACACCACAACAACGTCAATCACTACGCACTACCTTGGCAGGCGTAACTCCTAATACAACAGCCGTAAAGAATCTAACACCAAAAATCATTGAACTTGGCGCGGTTGAATCTGCTGCAATGTCAGCAGGTGGAGCACAAGAGCCGAACGCAGTCATTAAAGAGGAAGAATTCTTTGATGAATATAATACGAATATATTTTGCAAGAAAGTACGAAAAGCACAACAAACCAAAGGGTTTTGGGCTAATTCGCCCACTTCTGTAACAAGTAATAATGCCGTGCCTATAATTACAACAACTGCAGCTACTAAAGAGGTGGGACCTTCGCCAACAAGCTTATCAGCTGTTGCCACATCAGTTATTGCCACGTCTGCCGTGACGTCCACTCAACCCTTGGAAGGCAATCAAGACGCCGGCTCCACATCTAGCGATTTAATGGGACCACCAGCACAAATTGGCAGCAACACCTCGGTTAGTCCGTCGAGCTCGCTATTAGGTGCAGACAGCAGTGGCACTACTTCCCATCCACCCACCGCTGCTTCACCCAAGGTTTTGTCGCGCAACATGCTACAAATGCGCGCTAAACGCCAACAAATTATGGCCGCTTTGGCAGCTGAAGCCACTGCAAATGCTGCCAACAATTTGACTGATCCGGATGCAGGTGATCTGTCAGCAAATTTGGGTTTGCCACGCGAACGTGTTATTAGTATATGTAACATGGACAAACACGAATTAGATGATTACTTTGTAGCTGGCGAGGTCGAGGAGGAACCAGAGGACCAAGATACCGAATTGCTTCAATATTTTCAGACGAGAGACGCTGAGGAAAAACTGAATTCCTTAGATGCTGTAAAATCAAATAGGCATCCAACAGTCACGACACaggcaaccacaacaacaacgatgcCAACAACGAAAACGTCAACACCAACGACGTCAAGAGTGCGTGCAAAGCCAATGGCAACGAAATGTTCGCCACAAACTATCAGCAGACAACTGAGCATACAATTAAATGCCATGGATAACTGTAGTTATTCATCACAAGTGTCGAATAGTGGCTTTACTGCCGCTGCTGGTACCAAAAAGCAAACAGCACCAGACGCTGTGCTGTCCAAAACAAGtcctacaacaacaatggctGTTGGATCGGCCTCAGCGTCTCTCACTTTCATGTCACAGaagcatcagcaacaacaacaacaacaacaacaacttcataCACAAGTTCGACAAGAAAACTCACAGCTAACGCTTGCACCAAACAACGCTAAGAGCAACACTAACTTGAACAAACGTAAAATCAGTTTAAGTGGCACCACGCTaaatgcagccgaagttattGCGACACGCAAAAATTGCATATTCTTTCCAATATCGCCCAATACCAACACTAACACGATAAGCCAGAACAATAAAAATCCTGTCAATAACGGTAACAATACAAAATTGAATGGTAGCAGCATTTCGCTGAATGCGGCGAACACGCTCAACTCGGTCGGCGACAATGGCGGTGGCTCCTATTTCGTCAGCCCCGGTCATAGCGCGCACCGTGTACGTCCGAAAGATGCATTTGCACTAGGAAAGCAGTTGTCATTGGAGCATGATTCCAGTGATCCGATGATTGGCGCCAGTCGTCGACGTCGGAGCTATGCCAATATCGGCGCAACCGGTGGTAATAGCTCACTCTTACCAATCACCTCAGCATCGGCACCGCCAAGTCCATCTGttttgcaacagcaacaacaacaacagcagcaacaattatATGGCACACCATTTTTCGGTGGTGACATAAGCCAACAATCGAACAATCATGCTGCAAGAGCTGCAGCCTATAATCAGATAAACACTAACACAGACGTAAGTGCAGCCGAGCTATTGGGCGCCGATCAAAACTCATTGGATTTGGATATGTTTAGCGCGTCAGTTGACAGAGGCATGGTTTATGACGAATTAACACTGAATGAGCTTACTAATGCTGCACCCAATGAGATGCAGCGTTCACAATCGGTACCACTATCACAGCTACAACGCATACATTCGCCGGCCTTCAATCGTAGTTTTCAAGCGGCTCCCTATTCGGCGTGTACATCGGTTGCACAAACACCGGTGCCACATGAATTCGCTGACTCAACGACGTTCTTCTCCGAGAATAGTTGTAGTCAAAACAGTGGTGGTGCCTTAAACGGTAAGCATGGGAGGCAAACTATGTCCGCCAAATTACTGGACGACGAAGCTGCCTTATTGGCTAACGATCCGGACACGATGTTGGATAACCTGGAAGAAATgttcaatacaaattttttgcGCATGAAATGCCCAAACAATTTTCaaagcaacacaacaacaacaacttgttCTTCGGCAGGCTCGTCATCGGGTTATAGCAGCAGCGCTTGTATGGCATTCGGTAGCGCTGCGCTAATATCGGGCGGTGGTGGTGTTGGTGGAAGTGGCAATAACATATTGGGTTGTACAGGTAATACAATGTCGCGTTCGGTGCCATCCACGCCGCTGCCACATCAGCAACAACAGAGCCCATTCGCCACACACTTTTATGGCGGACGTCGACGGTTTGAGGATGAAGTGAATCTCTCACCGTCGCTCACAACTTCTAGCAGTACCATGGGTGGCACATTCACTACAACTGTATTCAAGTATGGCAACAACGGTGGCGGCTCATTCGGAAATagtggcggtggtggtggttgCAGCAGCAATTACGACATGTCACGTTCCATGCCAACAACACCAACGGCGACACCACGTTTTCGCTACAGCCCCATAGAGTTTACGCGCGAATTTCTCAGCAACGGCAACACTATCGATAGTCTCATCAGCGGCGGCGCAAATACCGGCAGCCTGACCGATGCTGGTGCACCCAGCGAGGGACTTAGCGCTGCGCTAACTGGACTCACAGGCAATAATGATGCGCTTATTGATGATAGTTGCGGCTTAACCGCCGATGTCTTCGTCAATCACACCGTCACCGATGCTGATTCAATAATTGCCGAAGCGAATGAGTTACTGGGGAATTTGTAG